A genomic window from Cucumis melo cultivar AY chromosome 8, USDA_Cmelo_AY_1.0, whole genome shotgun sequence includes:
- the LOC103484281 gene encoding vacuolar protein sorting-associated protein 2 homolog 1 isoform X3: protein MSLNIFRKKTSPKDALRTSKREMAVATRGIEREIASLQLEERKLVAEIKQTAKTGNEAATRILARQLVRLRQQITNLQGSRAQIRGVATHTQALYASTSISTGMKGATKAMVAMNKQMAPAKQAKVIKEFQKQSAQLDMTIEMMSESIDETLDKDEAEEETEELTNQVLDEIGVDIASQLSSAPKGRIAARKTENTVARYPIIFIAEEGSVFPNDFVSLQIITLDFFSPLAAAAMQSQLVCSGCRSILLYPGGATNVCCALCNTVTSVPPPGTDMAQLICGGCRTLLMYARGATSVRCSCCHTVNLAPATNQVAHVNCGNCRTTLVFPYGAPSVKCAICHYVTNVGISNVRVPIPVHRRNGTISSGMPPSSSSQSQTVVVENPMSVDESGKLVRNSCSSHFRFLQSSLYLLQNPFL from the exons ATGAGCTTGAACATCTTCAGGAAGAAAACCTCGCCCAAAG ATGCTCTTCGCACCAGCAAGCGAGAAATGGCTGTTGCAACTAGAG GCATTGAGCGAGAAATCGCATCTCTTCAGTTGGAG GAAAGAAAATTGGTGGCAGAGATAAAGCAAACTGCTAAAACTGGAAACGAG GCTGCCACTAGAATCCTAGCTCGACAGCTTGTTCGCCTGCGCCAACAGATAACTAATTTGCAAGGGAGTCGTGCCCAAATTCGAGGCGTAGCTACTCATACACAG GCATTATATGCTAGCACTTCAATCTCCACTGGAATGAAGGGTGCTACAAAGGCAATGGTTGCGATGAACAAG CAAATGGCACCAGCTAAGCAGGCTAAAGTGATTAAGGAGTTTCAGAAGCAGTCAGCACAGTTGGACATGACG ATTGAGATGATGTCAGAGTCTATTGATGAAACTTTAGATAAGGATGAGGCTGAAGAGGAAACTGAGGAACTTACGAATCAG GTGCTTGATGAGATTGGCGTTGATATTGCATCCCAG TTATCTTCCGCTCCCAAAGGTCGGATTGCAGCAAGAAAGACTGAAAATACAGTTGCCAGGTACCCTATC ATATTTATAGCAGAAGAGGGGAGTGTTTTTCCTAATGATTTTGTATCCTTGCAAATCATCA CTCTTGATTTTTTCTCTCCACTTGCTGCAGCAGCTATGCAGAGCCAACTTGTATGCAGTGGGTGTAGGAGCATTCTTCTTTATCCAGGGGGGGCAACTAATGTATGCTGTGCATTATGCAATACAGTCACCTCAGTTCCTCCTCCTG GAACAGATATGGCTCAACTTATATGTGGAGGTTGCAGGACGTTGCTTATGTATGCACGTGGGGCAACAAGTGTAAGATGCTCATGTTGCCATACAGTGAACCTTGCACCTG CTACAAACCAGGTTGCACATGTTAACTGTGGAAACTGCCGAACAACACTTGTCTTTCCATATGGAGCTCCATCTGTCAAATGTGCGATCTGCCACTATGTTACAAATGTTGGT ATATCCAACGTGAGGGTTCCCATTCCAGTGCACAGGCGTAATGGAACAATTAGTTCCGGAATGCCCCCTTCATCATCA TCTCAGAGCCAAACAGTTGTAGTTGAGAACCCTATGTCTGTTGATGAAAGTGGCAAATTGGTAAGGAATTCATGCTCTTCTCATTTCCGCTTCTTGCAATCTTCACTCTACCTTCTTCAGAATCCTTTTCTCTGA
- the LOC103484281 gene encoding vacuolar protein sorting-associated protein 2 homolog 2 isoform X1 — MSLNIFRKKTSPKDALRTSKREMAVATRGIEREIASLQLEERKLVAEIKQTAKTGNEAATRILARQLVRLRQQITNLQGSRAQIRGVATHTQALYASTSISTGMKGATKAMVAMNKQMAPAKQAKVIKEFQKQSAQLDMTIEMMSESIDETLDKDEAEEETEELTNQVLDEIGVDIASQLSSAPKGRIAARKTENTVASSESSDVEDLEKRLASLRRN, encoded by the exons ATGAGCTTGAACATCTTCAGGAAGAAAACCTCGCCCAAAG ATGCTCTTCGCACCAGCAAGCGAGAAATGGCTGTTGCAACTAGAG GCATTGAGCGAGAAATCGCATCTCTTCAGTTGGAG GAAAGAAAATTGGTGGCAGAGATAAAGCAAACTGCTAAAACTGGAAACGAG GCTGCCACTAGAATCCTAGCTCGACAGCTTGTTCGCCTGCGCCAACAGATAACTAATTTGCAAGGGAGTCGTGCCCAAATTCGAGGCGTAGCTACTCATACACAG GCATTATATGCTAGCACTTCAATCTCCACTGGAATGAAGGGTGCTACAAAGGCAATGGTTGCGATGAACAAG CAAATGGCACCAGCTAAGCAGGCTAAAGTGATTAAGGAGTTTCAGAAGCAGTCAGCACAGTTGGACATGACG ATTGAGATGATGTCAGAGTCTATTGATGAAACTTTAGATAAGGATGAGGCTGAAGAGGAAACTGAGGAACTTACGAATCAG GTGCTTGATGAGATTGGCGTTGATATTGCATCCCAG TTATCTTCCGCTCCCAAAGGTCGGATTGCAGCAAGAAAGACTGAAAATACAGTTGCCAG CTCTGAATCTTCCGATGTTGAGGATCTTGAAAAGAGGCTGGCTTCTCTTCGACGAAACTGA
- the LOC103484281 gene encoding vacuolar protein sorting-associated protein 2 homolog 2 isoform X2, which yields MSLNIFRKKTSPKDALRTSKREMAVATRGIEREIASLQLEERKLVAEIKQTAKTGNEAATRILARQLVRLRQQITNLQGSRAQIRGVATHTQALYASTSISTGMKGATKAMVAMNKQMAPAKQAKVIKEFQKQSAQLDMTIEMMSESIDETLDKDEAEEETEELTNQVLDEIGVDIASQLSSAPKGRIAARKTENTVAS from the exons ATGAGCTTGAACATCTTCAGGAAGAAAACCTCGCCCAAAG ATGCTCTTCGCACCAGCAAGCGAGAAATGGCTGTTGCAACTAGAG GCATTGAGCGAGAAATCGCATCTCTTCAGTTGGAG GAAAGAAAATTGGTGGCAGAGATAAAGCAAACTGCTAAAACTGGAAACGAG GCTGCCACTAGAATCCTAGCTCGACAGCTTGTTCGCCTGCGCCAACAGATAACTAATTTGCAAGGGAGTCGTGCCCAAATTCGAGGCGTAGCTACTCATACACAG GCATTATATGCTAGCACTTCAATCTCCACTGGAATGAAGGGTGCTACAAAGGCAATGGTTGCGATGAACAAG CAAATGGCACCAGCTAAGCAGGCTAAAGTGATTAAGGAGTTTCAGAAGCAGTCAGCACAGTTGGACATGACG ATTGAGATGATGTCAGAGTCTATTGATGAAACTTTAGATAAGGATGAGGCTGAAGAGGAAACTGAGGAACTTACGAATCAG GTGCTTGATGAGATTGGCGTTGATATTGCATCCCAG TTATCTTCCGCTCCCAAAGGTCGGATTGCAGCAAGAAAGACTGAAAATACAGTTGCCAG TTAG